The DNA window CTTTAAAGTAAGTATTAAGATTTTTTATGCTTGTAATGTCTCTCCTAAAACTTTTTTTGTTAATTCTGGAATATTTATTAAGATAAGTTTGGGTAAGTTCTTCAAATTTTATTTTTTCATTTCTTTTAATCTCTAAATATTTCCCTTCTATTATTCTTGTATGGATTGATGCTAAAGCTTTTTCTGCTTCTCTTTTTTTCTTACTTATTTTTTTTCTATGCCTTTTCCCTTGAAATGTAAAATCTATCCACCAATAACCATCTCTTTTAAATACTCTCATTTTTTTGTTTTTTATTATATACTAAACTTAAGATTTTATCAACTTTTTCTTCTATATTAACTGGATGGATTGTTTGTCTATCAATCCATTCATCAAGTTTAATTTTATCAAATTTCAATGACTTGTGGGAG is part of the bacterium genome and encodes:
- a CDS encoding helix-turn-helix domain-containing protein encodes the protein KIQKRLLTIKEASEYLGIPVKTLYKWVYEKKIPYVKFSHKSLKFDKIKLDEWIDRQTIHPVNIEEKVDKILSLVYNKKQKNESI